In one Desulfoferula mesophila genomic region, the following are encoded:
- a CDS encoding MBL fold metallo-hydrolase, with protein MRLRFWGTRGSIPAPGPDTVRFGGNSTCVQLELGGRQVIIDAGSGIRPLGRALLGRMHEVVLLITHLHPDHLLGFPFFAPIFDPRMTIRVGGWPNGLLGLRRLFYSGRPVGGFPVPFDLLPATIVRDPALAPPRFRLGEYMVRTAPLSHPQGSIGYRFDGPEGCLVFITDNELPPQGLPSHLVDFCRGANVLIHDCQYLPQEMGPFRGRGHSDWPSALALALAAGVGRLIFTHHDPERSDLQVQQMVDQARAHAPKLAVDAAAEGMVLEL; from the coding sequence GTGCGCCTGAGATTCTGGGGAACCAGGGGCTCCATACCCGCGCCCGGTCCGGACACCGTGCGTTTCGGAGGCAACAGCACCTGTGTACAGTTGGAGCTGGGTGGCCGACAGGTCATCATCGACGCGGGCAGCGGCATCCGCCCCCTGGGCCGGGCCCTCTTGGGCCGGATGCACGAGGTGGTGCTGCTCATCACCCACCTGCATCCCGACCACCTGCTGGGTTTTCCCTTTTTCGCCCCCATCTTCGACCCGCGCATGACCATCCGGGTGGGCGGCTGGCCCAACGGCCTGCTCGGGCTCCGGCGCCTGTTCTATTCCGGCCGCCCGGTGGGGGGCTTTCCAGTGCCCTTCGATCTGTTGCCCGCCACCATCGTGCGCGACCCCGCCCTGGCCCCGCCGCGTTTTCGCCTGGGCGAATACATGGTGCGCACCGCGCCCCTGAGCCATCCCCAGGGCAGCATCGGTTATCGTTTCGACGGGCCCGAGGGCTGCCTGGTGTTCATTACCGACAACGAACTCCCCCCCCAGGGTCTCCCTTCCCACCTGGTTGATTTCTGCCGGGGCGCCAACGTGCTCATCCACGACTGCCAATACCTGCCCCAGGAGATGGGCCCCTTCCGGGGCCGGGGACACTCCGACTGGCCCTCGGCCCTGGCCCTGGCCCTGGCCGCGGGGGTAGGCCGCCTGATCTTCACCCACCACGACCCGGAACGCAGCGACCTGCAGGTGCAACAAATGGTGGATCAGGCCAGGGCCCATGCCCCAAAGCTGGCGGTGGACGCCGCCGCCGAGGGCATGGTGCTGGAACTATAG